In the genome of Streptomyces lydicus, the window GTCGGCGAACGTGACGTACTGGGGGAACTCCTCGGGTTCGAGGATGTCGTACAGCTCCCGGGAGGTCTCGTCGCCGAGGCCGGCCGGGTGCCACTGGTCGGCCTGATTGAACCAGACCTCGGCGCCCGTCACCGGGTGCGTGGTGGTGGCCGCGCGGTGCTGGACCACGCGGATGCCGTCCGGGCCCCACTCCCACTCGGCCTCCGAGGCCGTCAGGAACCGCTCCACCTCGGCGCGGTCGTCGGTCTCGAAGGTGTCCTGCCAGCTCTTGCCGAGTCCGTATCCGTCGTGCAGGTTCTGGACGTAGCGGATGCCCCCCGCGAATGCCTCGCGGATCTCGGCGTCGAGGGAGTTGAGCCACAGTTCGCCGTCCACGACCGGGGTGGCGCCCCCGGACTCGGCGGCCTTCTCGCAGTAGAACGCGAGTCGGGTCGGCCACTTGCGGGCGTAGTTCAGCTCGTTGTGCATGGAGATGGTGAGGCGCTGCGGGTACTCGGTGGAGGTGTAGAGGTTGCCGCGCACCCGGGTGCGCGGGGAGTTGCCGTGCACGTAGGGCAGCCGGGAGGGCAGCAGCTGGTCGAGGACGGGTTCGACCGCGTCGGGGCCGACCCCGAAGTCGCGGAAGACGAGCGCCTTGTGCCGGGTCAGCAGGTCGGTGAGACGGTCGGCGCCGAGTTCGGTGAGGTGTGCGGCCAGGTCCCGGCTCCCGGTCGCGGCGGCGGTGATCTCGTGCGGGGCCCAGGTCGGGCCCGCGCTCAGGGTGGTGCTCATGACGTCTCCTGTCTCATCGGGAGATGATCTCGTTCAGCTTGCCGAGCTTGTCGATGCCGTCGAGCACGGCCCGGGACTCCACTCCGAAGTCCACGAGGCAGCCGATCTCGTCGACCCCCAGAGCCCGTATGTGCGGGAGCAGTTCGGCGGCCCGCTCGACGCTGCCGAAAAGCCCGCCGGTCTCGAAGTAGCGGTCGAACGCCCGGGCCGCGAGGTAGTCCATGTCGTCGGCGTTCAGCTCGGACAGGTCCATGTCCTTGCCGGTGAACGACTTGGCGGTGAGGTTGGCTGAACTCTTCAGGTAGTTCGTGAAGGGCTCGCGCACCTGCTCGCGGACCTGGTCGACGTCGTCGCCGAGCAGGGTGTGCAGCATCAGCACCACATGGCCGGACCAGCCGTCGTGTTCCTCGGCGGCCACCCGCCGGTACTCGGCGATCTTCGCGGCCACCTCCTCCAGGGACTGGCCGAGCAGGTGGGTGAGGATGCCGGCCTTCATCCGGGCGGCGGCCCGGAAGGTGTCCACGCCGCCGGCCGACGTCAGCCACACCGGCAGCTCGGGCTGCACCGCGGGCGGATAGGTACGGATCTCGACGGGCCGGCCGAGTCCGTCGGTGGTGGCGTGGGTCTCGCCCCGCCACAGGCGGCGGACCTCTTCGGCGGTGTCACGCACGAGGGTGCGACGGTCCGCGTGGTTCTCCGGGCGCAGCGCGAAGTCCACGGTGTTCCAGCCCGACGCGAAGGCGATACCGGCCCGGCCGCCGGAGAGGTTGTCCACCACCGACCACTCCTCGGCGATCCGCGCCGGGTGGTGGAGCGGGGCGACGACACTGCCGGCCCGGATGCCGACCCGCTGGGTGGACATGGCGACGGCGGCGCCGAGCACGGCCGGGTTCGGGTAGGCGCCGCCGAAGGGGTCGAAGTGCCGCTCCGGGGTCCACACCGCGGCGAGCCCGGAGCGGTCGGCGAGTTTCGCTCCCTCGATCAGCAGCTCGTAACGGCCGGCTTGCCCGGGCGCGGTGGAGTCGTGCGCGAAATAGAACAGGCTCAGATCCATGGACGGTCCTTCGGGTGGTCCGGTGGTGGTGACGGGCACGGCGAACGGGCTTCGGGTGTAGGGGGCAGGGGAGGCGGGCGGATTCAGCCGGCCGGGGCGGGTCCCGGGCGGGACACGGCCGGTATGCGGGCCCGTCTGACGGCCGGGACCGCCGCGGCGACCAGGGCGGTCAGGGCCATCCCCACGGCGGCCACCAGCAGGGCGGACCGGCCGCCCCAGGCGTCGAGCAGCTTTCCGGCGCCGGACGCCCCGACGGTGGAGCCGAGGGCGATGACGAGACCGGACAGGGCCGCGACCCGCCCCTGCAACCCGTGCGGAGTGGTGGTGACTTGGTAGACCGCGGTGGCCACTCCGAAGACCGCCCCGATCAGATTCATCACGGCGAACAGCACGCCGAGCAGAAGGGCACCGGTGCTGACGGCCATGGCGGCCATCAGTACGGCCCACAGGGCCAGGCCGCCGATCAGCAGCACGGGCAGACGCAGCCGGTCCATGAACCAGCGCCCGGTGAGGGCACCGAGCAGACCTCCGCAGCCACTGATGCCGAGCACCAGACCGACCGTGGACTCCGGCTGTCCCTGCTCCTTGACCAGCACCACGACCAGGCCGAGCATCACCACCTGGAGCAGCGCGGTGGACGCGGTCACCACCGGCAGCATGGCGCGCAGCGCCTGCTGTCCGCGCAGCCAGCGCAGAGCGTCGGCCAGGTCCTGGTGGAGGGGACGGCGCCGCTCCGGGGGCCCGGCCTGCAGGTCGGCGCGGATGTACCGGAGGTTGACGGCCGCGATCAGGGCGCCGAGCGTCGCGGCGAGAAAGGGGCTCCAGCGGAGCCAGGTGAACAGCACGGTGCCGGCCGGCCCGCCCAGCAGGCCCGCGATCCTTCCGCGGGCCTCGTTCTGGGAGAGCGCGGCGGGCAGGTGCGACGCGGGGACGACCGTGCGTACGGCGGCTCGTTCGGCGAGCGAGGCGACGATGGCGAGGGACACGTCGGCGGCGATCAGCACGAGGAGCAACCCCATCCCGAGCCCGTGCAGGGCCATGGCCGCGGCCACCGCGGCGAGCACGAGGACCCGGCCGATCGCACACCAGCGCATCACCGCGCGCCGGTCCCAGCGGTCGACCAGCACCCCGGCCGGCAACTGGACGACTGCCTGCGGCAGCACGGCGGCCGCCGAGGCCAGGCCGACGGCCTGCGCGGACCCCCCGGAGATCTGCAGGGCCAGCAGCGGATAGCAGACGGTGCTCATCCGGGAGCCGAAGAACTGCAGCCAGTTGCCGGTCCACAACAGGACGAAGTCCCGGTTGTGGCGCAGGGGTGGCGCCGGGGCCGTCGCCTCGTCCAACGCTGTCATGCGCCGAGCCTGTGCGAAGGGTCTACGCCGTTTCTACGAGCGCCGGCCCCGGCGGTGTCGAGTGCCGCCAGGCGCTGTGCCAGCACCCGGCCGACCTCGGCGACCGGGCCCGGCCGGGTCATCAGCCCCTCGTGGTCGGAGTCGACGTCGTGATTGACCACCTCTCCCCCGACGTACTGCTGCCAGGCCAGGTGGCCCCGCTCGCGGGCGAGTGCTCCCTGGTCGCGCCGTGCGGTAACGAAGATCATGTCGCCGCTGAACCGGCCCGGGGTGTGGGACCACATGAGTCGGGTGTTGTTCACGTAGACGTCCTTCATGGCAAGGATCTCGTGCTCCTCGAAGCGGGCCATGACCTTGTTCTCGCGCGCCAGGAAGGCTCGGTAGCGCTCGATGGGGAAGGTCTGCGCGGTGAGTTCGCTCTCCTGGAACTCGAAGCCGATGGCTCGCAGATTGCGCGCGATGATCGTGTGCTCGGACGGCGGCTCGATGCCGGCCGCGTCGGCCACCGGGTAGGCGTCCAGCACGGCGAGGAGGTCCACCCGCTGGCCTCGGCGCTCCAGTTCGGCCGCGACCGCGTGGGCGACCGTTCCGCCGACGGACCAGCCGAGCAGCCGGTAGGGGCCCTCGGGGGACGCCGCGCGGATCTGGTCGGCGTAGTCGGCGGCCATCTCCTCGATCGAGGCGGGCAGCGGTTCGCTGCCGTCGGTGCCGCGTGCCTGGAGACCGTACAGCGGGTACTCGGGGCCGAGGTGGGCGAGGAGTGCGAGGTAGCACCAGCTGAGCCCGGCCGCCGGATGCACGCAGAACAGCGCCGGGGGCTGCGAGGCGGCGGAGGGGGCGCGCAGCGGCACCAGCACTCCGTGGCCGTCGCGTGCGCCGTCCGGTTCGAGGTCGCGCAGCAGTCCGGCCGGGGTGGGCGCCTGAAAGAGCCTGCGCAGCGGCACCTCGGTGCCCAGGACGGCGCCGACCCGGCCGACGAGCCGCGTCGCGAGAAGGGAGTGCCCGCCGGACTCGAAGAAGTTGTCGTCGGGTCCGAAGCTCGCCAGGCCGAGGACCTCGGCGAACAGGGCGCACATCAGATCTTCGCGCGGGGTGCCCGGCGCCCGGCCCGTGGCCGGTGATCCGTAGTCGGGGACCGGCAGCGTCACCCGGTCGACCTTGCCGTTGGGGGTCAGTGGCAGGGCGTCCAGGACGACGACGGCGGCCGGCACCATGTGCGCGGGCAGCGTCTCCTTGAGGCGGTCGCGCAGGACGGGGCCGAGGCCGGTGTCGTCGCGCCGCCGGGCGGGGTCGTTGGCACGCCCCCGGGAGTCGGGCCCGGGGTTGGGCCGGTACACCCCGGTCAGGCCCAGGTGTACGGGGGCGTCCGGCTGCGCCGGGACGAACACCGCGTCCAGCGCACCCGCTTCGGCGTCGGTGGCCGACCAGGTGACGGCCACCCGATGGCCGGTGCGCTCGGCCAGCGCGTACAGCTCCTCGGGGTCCACGGCCGCGACGGCGGGCGGCGTCGCCTCGTCGAACAGGTGCCCTGCGGCCGCGGCCTCGTCCCGCACCCGCCGGTTGGCCATGCCCGTGACTCGGCGCATGGTGCGGTTCCCGGCAAGTTCGGCGGCCAGCTCGTCGAGACCGGACAGGTGCTCGCCCCAGACGAGGGCCGGGACGTCCGCCGTCTCGGGGCCGGGAGCGGCGCCGGTGTACAGCACCACGTCGTAGCGGTGGCGCGTCAGTTCGTTGTGGTGGACGCCGCGCCGGATCCTGAGGTCGACGCCGCTGACGCCGGGCAGGGTGTCGGGCAGCGCGGTGAACCACTCCGGGGCGAGCAGGAGTTCCTTCTCGCGGGCCACGGCCTGCTCGACCCCGGCGCGCAGCCGGTCCCGCTCGGCCCCTTCGGGTCTGGTGTCGCGGCCGGTGAGCGCGACCGCCGTGCGCAGCGTACGCAGCGTACGCAGGTTGCGGACGTCGCCGACGAAGACGGTGCCGCCGGGCGCGAGCAGCCGCGTCACCTTGGCCAGCACCTCGGCGAGGTAGTCGGCGCTGGGGAAGTACTGGACCACCGAGTTGAGCACCACGGTGTCGAAGACGCCCAGCGGCAGCCCGTCGATGTCGTGGGCGGGCCGGGCCGTCAGGGTGACCCGGTCTGCCAGCTCGGGCCGCTCGGCGACCTGGGCGCGCAGCCGCTCGACGACGGAGCCCGACAGGTCGGTGCCCCAGTAGCTCTCACAGTGCGGGGCGACATGGGCGAGGATCAGGCCGGTGCCGACGCCGATCTCCAGGATGCGGCGCGGCCGGCCGGCGAGGATGCGCTCGAAGGTGCCCGCGCGCCACTCGCGCATCTGCTCCAGCGGGATCGGGTCCTTGCTGTACGTGCTGCGCCAGATGCCGAAGTCCTCGCCGAAGGTGTCGGAGCCGGGCTCGCCGTAGAGGGCGTCGTAGGCGGCCTCCCACTCACGGACCTGGCTCTCCTCCCGGCCGGTGTCGCGGCTCCCGTCCCCGCGGTCCGGCACCGCGTACGCCACCAGGCGCTTGTCGCCGGGCGTGTCCTCACGGGCGACGACCACGGCCTGGGACAGCTCCGCCTGGGTGGTCAGCGCGGCCTCGATCTCACCGAGTTCGATACGGAAGCCGCGCACCTTCACCTGGTGGTCGGTACGGCCGATGTACTCCAGATCACCGCCGGTGCTCCAGCGGACCAGGTCGCCGGTGCGGTACATACGGCTGCCCGCGGGGCCGAAGGGATCGGCCGTGAACCGCTCGGCGGACAGGCCGGGCCGGTTCAGATAGCCGCGGGCCACACCGGCGCCGGCGATGTACAGCTCGCCGGCCTCGCCGGGGGCCACCGGGCGCAGCCCGGCGTCCAGGACGTAGACCCGCGTGTTGTCCAACGGCCGTCCGATGGGCGGGCGTTCGCAGGTGCCGGTGTCCAGGTCGGCGGCCGTGGACCAGATGGTGGTCTCGGTCGGGCCGTAGACGTTGGTGAGGGAGCCGCCCAGGTCGTGCAGGGCACGGCCGAGCGGCCCGGGCAGCGCCTCGCCGCCGACGAGCTTGACCAGGCCGCGCAGGGCCTGGGGCCGCGCGGCGACCAGGCCCTGCCAGGCGGTCGGGGTGGCCTGCAGGACGGTGGCGCCGGACTCCTCGACCAGCCGGGCCAGGGCGATGGGGTCCTTGACGGTCTCGCGGGCGGCGAGCACCAGGCGGGCTCCGTACGCCAGCGGTGTCCACAACTCCAGGTTGGAGATGTCGAAGCCGATGGTGGTGACGGCGAGCAGCCGGTCGTCCCCGGTCAGCGCGAGGCGGCCCTGGATCGCGGTCAGCAGATTGAGCAGGTTCCGGTGGCCGACGACCACCCCCTTGGGCCGTCCGGTGGATCCGGAGGTGTAGATGACGTACGCCGGGTGCTCGGGGTGCGGCGGTGCGATCCGGCGCACCCGTGCCACCTCGGCATCGGTGACGGCGTCGAGGGCACGGACGGTGTGCGGATCGTCCAGGACCAGGCGCGCGAGGTCGGGCGCGGTGTCGGCGGGGAGCACGTCGGCGCTCTCCCGGTCGGTGAGCAGCAGCACGGGTGCGGCGTCGGCCAGCACGTAGGCGACGCGGTCGGACGGGTACTCGGGGTCGATCGGCACGTACGCGGCACCGGCCTTGAGGACGGCGAGCAGGGCGACGACCATCGTCGCGTTCCGCGGCAGGGCCACGGCCACCAGATCCCCGGCGCCGACACCGCGGGCGGCGAGGGCGTGGGCGAGGCGGTCGGAGCGCAGGTCCAGCTCGCGGTAGTCGAGGGTGAGGTCCTCGAAGACGAGGGCGGGTGCGTGCGGGGTGCGGGCGGCCTGGGCGCGGAACAGGGCGGGCAGGTGGTCCGCGGGGAGCGCGCGGGCCGTGTCGTTCCAGCTGACGAGCAGTCGGCCGCGGTCGCTCTCGGGAAGGGTGTCGAGGGCGCCCACCGGTGCGTCGGGGCGGGCTGCGGCGGCTGTCAGTACGGCGACGAGCCGGTCGGCGAGACCTTGTGCGGTCTCCCGGTCGAACAGGTCGGCGGCGTACTCGAGCACGCCGGCGATCCCGCCGGGGGCGCCGTCCGCGGTGTGCCGTTCGCCGAGCCGGAACATCAGGTCGAAGCGGGCGACCCCGGTTCCGACCTGCCGGCCGGATGCGGCCACGTCCCGCGGCGGTCCCGCACGGCCGGTGACCTTGGCGTCGACGGCGTCGCGGGCGGCGACGTTGTCGAAGGTCAGCATGGTCTGGAACAGCGGGTGGCGGGCCATGGAGCGGGCCGGGTTGAGGACGTCCACGAGCCGTTCGAAGGGCACGTCCTGGTGGGCGTACGCGGTCAGGTCGGTCTCCCGGACCCGGGCCACGAGTTGTGCGAAGGTCTCCTCGGCGACCACCTCGGTGCGCAGGACGAGGGTGTTGGCGAAGAACCCGACCAGGTCTTCGAGGGCTTCGTCGGTGCGGCCCGCGATCGGGGTGCCGATCGGAATGTCGCCGGCCCCGCTCAGCTTGGACAGCAGGGCGGCCAGGGCGGCCTGCACCACCATGAAGAGGCTGGCGTGATGCTCCCGGGCCAGGCCCGTCAGCAGGGCGTGGGTCTCGGCCGGGATCTCCACGTCCAGCAGGTCGCCGCGGTAGGAGGCGACGGCCGGACGCGGCCGGTCGGTGGGCAGGTCCAGTTCCTCGGGGAGTCCGGCCAGTGCTTGTCGCCAGTAGGCGAGCTGGGTGGAGGCCAGGCTGTCCGGGTCGTCCTCGGAGCCGAGCAGTTCCCGCTGCCACAGGGTGTAGTCGGCGTACTGCACCGGCAGCGGCGACCAGGCGGGGGCCGCACCGGCGCAGCGGGCGGCGTACGCGGCGGTGAGGTCGCGCACCAGGAGCGGCATCGACCAGCCGTCGGTGGCGATGTGGTGGACCAGGAGCAGCAGTACGTGCTCCTCGGCGCCGACGGCGAACAGGACAGCCCGCAGCGGGAGTTCGGCGGCGATGTCGAACGCGTGACGGGCCTGCCGCTCCAGCGCCCCGACGAGCTCGTCCTCGGTGGTGTCGAGCACGGTGAGCTGCGGGCGGGCCCGCTCCGGGGCGAGGACGGTCTGGTACGGCCCTTCGGCGTCCTGGGCGAAGACGGTGCGCAGGGTCTCGTGGCGGGTGACGAGGTCGCCGAGGGCGGCGGCCAGCGCCTGGCGGTCGACGGCGCCGGACAGGCGCAGGGCGGTGGGCACGTTGTAGGTATGACCGCGGCCCTCGAACCGGCTGAGGAACCAGAGGCGTTGCTGGGCGAAGGAGAGCGGCACCCGCTCGGGGCGGGCGCCCGCGGTCAGCGGGGCACGGGCCGGTCCGCCCGAGCCGAGGGCGGCGGCGATTCCGGCCACGGTCGGCGTCTCGAAGAACTGGCGGATGGTCAGCTCCTCGCCCAGAGTGGC includes:
- a CDS encoding TauD/TfdA family dioxygenase, whose protein sequence is MSTTLSAGPTWAPHEITAAATGSRDLAAHLTELGADRLTDLLTRHKALVFRDFGVGPDAVEPVLDQLLPSRLPYVHGNSPRTRVRGNLYTSTEYPQRLTISMHNELNYARKWPTRLAFYCEKAAESGGATPVVDGELWLNSLDAEIREAFAGGIRYVQNLHDGYGLGKSWQDTFETDDRAEVERFLTASEAEWEWGPDGIRVVQHRAATTTHPVTGAEVWFNQADQWHPAGLGDETSRELYDILEPEEFPQYVTFADGTPIPDGYITQIRDRGLELAVDVDWRFGDVLVIDNVLTGHGRRPFEGTRRILVAMTD
- a CDS encoding MupA/Atu3671 family FMN-dependent luciferase-like monooxygenase, which gives rise to MDLSLFYFAHDSTAPGQAGRYELLIEGAKLADRSGLAAVWTPERHFDPFGGAYPNPAVLGAAVAMSTQRVGIRAGSVVAPLHHPARIAEEWSVVDNLSGGRAGIAFASGWNTVDFALRPENHADRRTLVRDTAEEVRRLWRGETHATTDGLGRPVEIRTYPPAVQPELPVWLTSAGGVDTFRAAARMKAGILTHLLGQSLEEVAAKIAEYRRVAAEEHDGWSGHVVLMLHTLLGDDVDQVREQVREPFTNYLKSSANLTAKSFTGKDMDLSELNADDMDYLAARAFDRYFETGGLFGSVERAAELLPHIRALGVDEIGCLVDFGVESRAVLDGIDKLGKLNEIISR
- a CDS encoding MFS transporter produces the protein MTALDEATAPAPPLRHNRDFVLLWTGNWLQFFGSRMSTVCYPLLALQISGGSAQAVGLASAAAVLPQAVVQLPAGVLVDRWDRRAVMRWCAIGRVLVLAAVAAAMALHGLGMGLLLVLIAADVSLAIVASLAERAAVRTVVPASHLPAALSQNEARGRIAGLLGGPAGTVLFTWLRWSPFLAATLGALIAAVNLRYIRADLQAGPPERRRPLHQDLADALRWLRGQQALRAMLPVVTASTALLQVVMLGLVVVLVKEQGQPESTVGLVLGISGCGGLLGALTGRWFMDRLRLPVLLIGGLALWAVLMAAMAVSTGALLLGVLFAVMNLIGAVFGVATAVYQVTTTPHGLQGRVAALSGLVIALGSTVGASGAGKLLDAWGGRSALLVAAVGMALTALVAAAVPAVRRARIPAVSRPGPAPAG